A window from Urocitellus parryii isolate mUroPar1 chromosome 1, mUroPar1.hap1, whole genome shotgun sequence encodes these proteins:
- the Acadl gene encoding long-chain specific acyl-CoA dehydrogenase, mitochondrial gives MPVAPEVRAPSLCRGASEVLWSSLESCSWPVQRRVRPPAVLSRPPCGGRRGTAESRPSPLSSAPYCPAMASRLLLGSLRVLGRCCAPRQSPAVRCSHSGGEKRLESPSAKKLTDVGIRRIFSSEHDIFRESVRKFFQEEVVPHHSEWEKAGEVPRELWEKAGKQGLLGVNIAEQHGGIGGDLYSTAIVWEEQAYSNCTGPGFSLHSDIVMPYIANYGSKEQIEHFIPQMTAGKCIGAIAMTEPGAGSDLQGVRTNAKKDGSDWILNGSKVFITNGWLSDVVIVVAITNREARSPAHGISLFLVENGMKGFIKGRKLHKMGLKAQDTAELFFEDVRLPASALLGEENKGFYYLMQELPQERLLIADLAISACEFMFEETRNYVKQRKAFGKTVAHIQTVQHKLAELKTHICVTRSFVDSCLKLHETKHLDSASASMAKYWASDLQNSVAYECVQLHGGWGYMWEYPIAKAYVDARVQPIYGGTNEIMRELIARDIVSDK, from the exons ATGCCGGTGGCTCCGGAAGTGCGCGCGCCCAGCCTTTGTCGAGGCGCCAGTGAGGTGTTGTGGAGCTCACTGGAATCGTGCAGTTGGCCGGTCCAGCGGAGAGTCCGCCCACCCGCAGTCCTGTCACGCCCTCCCTGCGGAGGGCGCAGAGGAACCGCCGAGTCGCGTCCGTCGCCCCTGTCGTCCGCCCCTTACTGTCCCGCCATGGCCTCACGCCTCCTCCTCGGGTCCCTGCGCGTCCTGGGCCGATGCTGCGCGCCGCGCCAGTCGCCCGCCGTAAG atgttctcATTCTGGAGGGGAGAAACGTTTGGAATCTCCTTCTGCTAAAAAATTAACAGATGTAGGAATTAGAAGAATCTTTTCTTCAGAGCACGACATTTTCCGGGAAAGTGTAAGGAAGTTTTTTCAAGAAGAAGTGGTTCCTCATCATTCAGA ATGGGAGAAAGCTGGAGAAGTGCCCAGGGAACTCTGGGAAAAGGCTGGAAAACAAGGGCTGCTTGGAGTCAATATTGCAGAGCAGCATGGTGGTATTGGTGGTGACTTGTACTCCACAGCTATTGTTTGGGAAGAGCA agcataTTCAAATTGTACGGGGCCAGGTTTTAGTCTTCATTCAGATATCGTCATGCCTTATATTGCCAACTATGGCTCAAAAGAACAGATTGAGCACTTCATCCCCCAGATGACAGCAGGCAAATGTATTGGTGCCATAGCAATGACAGAGCCTGGTGCTGGAAG TGACTTACAAGGAGTAAGAACAAATGCCAAAAAGGATGGAAGTGATTGGATTCTCAATGGAAGCAAG GTATTCATCACTAACGGCTGGCTAAGTGATGTTGTGATTGTAGTCGCAATCACAAATCGTGAAGCTCGTTCTCCGGCCCATGGCATTAGCCTTTTTCTGGTAGAAAATGGAATGAAAGGATTTATTAAAGGACGGAAGCTACATAAAATGGGATTAAAAGCCCAG GATACTGCAGAACTGTTTTTTGAAGATGTCCGATTGCCAGCTAGTGCCTTACTTGGAGAAGAGAATAAAGGCTTCTACTATCTCATGCAAGAGCTTCCACAG GAAAGGCTGTTAATTGCTGACTTGGCAATTTCAGCCTGTGAATTTATGTTTGAAGAAACCAGGAACTATGTTAAACAACGAAAAGCTTTTGGGAAAACGGTTGCACACATACAG ACAGTACAGCATAAACTAGCAGaattaaaaacacacatatgTGTAACCAGATCTTTTGTGGACAGCTGTCTGAAGCTACATGAAACGAAACATCTGGATTCTGCCTCTGCTTCTATGGCGAAATATTG GGCATCTGACTTACAAAACAGCGTTGCTTATGAATGTGTACAGCTCCATGGAGGCTGGGGATACATGTGGGAGTACCCAATTGCAAA